A genomic region of Lagenorhynchus albirostris chromosome 18, mLagAlb1.1, whole genome shotgun sequence contains the following coding sequences:
- the GPR12 gene encoding G-protein coupled receptor 12, translating into MNEDLKVNVSGLPRDYLDAGAAGNVSAAVSSQVPGVEPEPELVVNPWDIVLCTSGTLISCENAIVVLIIFHNPSLRAPMFLLIGSLALADLLAGIGLIVNFVFAYLLQSEATKLVTIGLIVASFSASVCSLLAITVDRYLSLYYALTYHSERTVTFTYVMLIMLWGTSICLGLLPILGWNCLQDESTCSVVRPLTKNNAAILSISFLFMFALMLQLYIQICKIVMRHAHQIALQHHFLATSHYVTTRKGVSTLAIILGTFAACWMPFTLYSLIADYTYPSIYTYATLLPATYNSIINPVIYAFRNQEIQKALCLICCGCIPSSLSQRAPSPSDV; encoded by the coding sequence ATGAATGAAGACCTGAAGGTCAATGTAAGCGGGCTGCCTCGGGATTATTTAGATGCCGGAGCTGCGGGGAACGTCTCGGCTGCTGTCTCTTCCCAGGTTCCTGGCGTGGAGCCAGAGCCAGAGCTGGTTGTCAACCCGTGGGACATTGTCTTGTGTACCTCGGGAACCCTCATCTCCTGTGAAAATGCCATCGTGGTCCTTATCATCTTCCATAACCCCAGCCTGCGGGCGCCCATGTTCCTGCTCATAGGCAGCCTGGCGCTTGCAGACCTGCTGGCCGGCATTGGACTCATCGTCAATTTCGTTTTCGCCTACCTGCTGCAGTCAGAAGCCACCAAGCTGGTCACCATTGGACTGATTGTCGCCTCTTTCTCAGCTTCTGTCTGCAGCTTGCTGGCTATCACTGTTGACCGCTACCTCTCCCTGTATTACGCTCTGACCTACCACTCGGAGAGGACAGTCACGTTTACCTATGTCATGCTTATCATGCTCTGGGGGACGTCTATCTGCCTGGGACTGCTGCCCATCCTGGGCTGGAACTGCCTCCAAGACGAGTCCACCTGCAGCGTGGTCAGACCCCTCACCAAGAACAACGCCGCCATCCTCTCCATCTCCTTCCTCTTTATGTTTGCGCTCATGCTTCAGCTCTACATCCAGATCTGTAAGATCGTGATGAGGCACGCCCACCAGATAGCCCTGCAGCACCACTTCCTGGCCACCTCGCACTACGTGACCACCCGGAAGGGGGTCTCGACCCTGGCCATCATCCTGGGGACCTTTGCTGCTTGCTGGATGCCTTTCACCCTCTATTCCTTGATAGCTGATTACACCTACCCCTCCATCTACACCTATGCCACCCTCCTGCCCGCCACCTACAACTCCATCATCAATCCTGTCATATATGCTTTCAGAAACCAAGAGATCCAGAAAGCGCTCTGCCTCATCTGCTGCGGCTGCATCCCGTCCAGCCTCTCGCAGAGAGCGCCGTCACCCAGCGACGTGTAG